The Lactuca sativa cultivar Salinas chromosome 2, Lsat_Salinas_v11, whole genome shotgun sequence genome includes a window with the following:
- the LOC111916316 gene encoding GDSL esterase/lipase LTL1, with translation MAVSSGFSSLLVVFIFLALEVFAPRAEADPRAFFVFGDSLVDSGNNNYLVTSARADAPPYGIDHPTHRATGRFSNGYNIPDLISMRIGSEPTLPYLSPELNGQKLLIGANFASAGIGILNDTGIQFVNIVRAPLQLEYFKEYQQRVSALIGAEKTKQLVHNALVLVTLGGNDFVNNYYLVPMSARSRQYSLQNYVPFIISEYKKILKRLYDLGARKVLVTGTGPLGCVPAELAQHSRNGECAAELQKASSLYNPQLDDMLTSLNNELGSHVFIGVNTKQMHNDFMSNPRAYGFVTSKIACCGQGPYNGIGLCTPMSNLCPNRDQYAFWDAFHPSEKANRIIVDQIMMGSTKYMNPMNLSTILALDSNKW, from the exons ATGGCTGTTTCTTCGGGTTTCTCAAGTCTACTGGTCGTTTTTATCTTCTTGGCATTAGAAGTCTTCGCTCCTAGAGCCGAAGCAGACCCACGTGCATTCTTCGTGTTTGGAGACTCGTTAGTTGACAGCGGCAACAACAATTACCTGGTTACATCTGCCCGAGCTGATGCACCTCCTTATGGCATTGATCACCCTACGCATCGAGCCACTGGACGTTTCTCCAATGGCTACAACATTCCCGACCTTATCA GTATGCGCATAGGATCCGAGCCAACACTGCCATACTTGAGTCCGGAGCTCAACGGGCAAAAGCTTCTTATTGGTGCCAACTTTGCATCCGCCGGGATTGGAATACTGAATGACACTGGAATCCAATTC GTGAACATTGTCCGGGCTCCATTGCAACTAGAGTACTTCAAAGAATACCAACAACGAGTTAGTGCACTTATAGGAGCTGAAAAGACTAAGCAACTCGTACACAATGCGCTGGTCCTCGTGACACTTGGTGGCAATGACTTCGTTAACAATTATTACTTAGTCCCGATGTCTGCACGCTCCCGTCAATACAGTCTCCAGAATTACGTTCCTTTCATCATCTCcgaatacaaaaagattttaaaG AGGCTCTATGATTTGGGTGCACGCAAGGTACTCGTGACGGGAACGGGTCCATTGGGGTGCGTGCCGGCAGAACTGGCTCAACATAGCAGAAATGGTGAATGCGCAGCTGAGCTTCAAAAGGCTTCATCGTTGTACAACCCACAATTAGACGATATGCTTACTAGTTTGAATAATGAACTCGGCAGTCATGTGTTTATCGGAGTAAACACAAAGCAGATGCACAACGATTTTATGAGTAATCCAAGAGCTTATG GATTTGTTACTTCAAAAATAGCATGTTGCGGGCAAGGGCCTTACAATGGGATTGGACTTTGTACCCCGATGTCGAACTTATGTCCAAACAGGGATCAGTATGCGTTTTGGGATGCATTCCATCCGTCGGAGAAGGCAAACAGAATTATCGTGGATCAGATTATGATGGGATCAACTAAGTACATGAATCCCATGAACCTAAGCACCATTTTGGCTTTAGATTCTAATAAATGGTAA